In the Ilumatobacteraceae bacterium genome, one interval contains:
- the pstA gene encoding phosphate ABC transporter permease PstA produces the protein MTSTIGGSARRGLEALERKQRDTSGVVFRSLISLCLLISLLLIGVLIYTVVDDGWFHLTTRPIDFLNGTLRSRSIDEQLGVHQGLYGSLWIGIFVAVIAFPTGIAAALYLEEYAHKSRLNSMIELAIRNLAGVPSVVYGLLGLFLFVERNEILGFLPLGWLVTITGGPTVASAGLIMAILVLPIVIITAQEAIRSVPQGLKEGAYGVGATKSEMIRSQVLPYAAPGILTGSLLAMSRAIGEAAPLILIGAISGGLTNNPSLADPTQLRERFTALPIQIVTWVGQRGRDEGFFGAAAGAIVVLLCLVLAMNMAAILLRNHFEKKRG, from the coding sequence ATGACATCCACCATCGGTGGCAGCGCGCGACGCGGGCTCGAAGCCCTGGAACGCAAGCAACGTGACACCTCCGGTGTCGTCTTTCGTTCGCTGATCTCGCTCTGCCTCCTGATCTCGCTGCTCCTCATCGGGGTACTGATCTACACCGTCGTCGACGACGGCTGGTTCCACCTGACCACCCGTCCCATCGACTTCCTGAACGGCACCCTCCGGTCTCGTTCGATCGACGAGCAACTCGGCGTCCACCAGGGGCTGTATGGTTCGCTGTGGATCGGCATCTTCGTCGCGGTGATCGCCTTCCCGACCGGAATCGCCGCTGCGCTGTATCTCGAGGAGTACGCACACAAGAGCCGGCTCAACTCGATGATCGAGCTCGCGATCCGCAACCTGGCCGGCGTACCGTCGGTCGTCTACGGCCTGCTCGGCCTGTTCCTCTTCGTCGAGCGGAACGAGATCCTCGGGTTCCTCCCGCTCGGCTGGTTGGTGACCATCACCGGTGGTCCGACTGTCGCGTCGGCGGGCCTCATCATGGCCATCCTCGTGCTGCCGATCGTGATCATCACCGCCCAGGAAGCGATCCGCTCCGTGCCGCAGGGCCTCAAGGAGGGCGCCTACGGCGTCGGTGCCACGAAGTCGGAGATGATTCGGAGCCAGGTGCTCCCGTACGCCGCCCCCGGCATTCTCACCGGCAGCTTGCTGGCGATGTCGCGGGCGATCGGCGAGGCTGCTCCGCTGATCCTGATCGGTGCGATCAGCGGTGGCCTGACGAACAACCCGTCGTTGGCCGACCCGACCCAACTTCGTGAACGTTTCACCGCACTGCCGATCCAGATCGTGACCTGGGTCGGACAGCGTGGCCGTGACGAGGGGTTCTTCGGCGCCGCCGCCGGCGCGATCGTCGTGCTCCTCTGCCTGGTCCTCGCGATGAACATGGCGGCGATCCTCCTGAGGAACCATTTCGAGAAGAAGCGCGGATGA
- a CDS encoding substrate-binding domain-containing protein, which translates to MKFSSKRFLAGAMAASLVLAACGGDDDDSPAAEPSGEETSEPDTGDDMTDEPAGDLSGEIVISGSSTVEPISVRTQELFNEVYPDVNISVDGPGTGDGFALFCDGATDISDASRAIKDEEAATCAENGIEFTELQVGIDGIGVMTHTGSPVECVTFADLYALIGPESTGFTSWSDGNAISAELGGAGDLPDAPLDIFGPGEESGTFDSFVEIVLEDFADERGQDATTRPDYNPSGDDNVILQGIQGADTSLGWVGYAFAANAEGVKLLQVDDGESGCIDATPETIASAEYPIARPLFIYVNNANAAANPALQAYVDFYMADGLDQAVAEVGYVALADDAKAATRAAWAGEAPADDAPADDTTDDMSEDMTEDAAPADLSGEIVISGSSTVEPISVRTQELFNEVYPDVNISVDGPGTGDGFALFCDGATDISDASRAIKDEEAATCAENGIEFTELQVGIDGIGVMTHTGSPVECVTFADLYALIGPESTGFTSWSDGNAISAELGGAGDLPDAPLDIFGPGEESGTFDSFVEIVLEDFADERGQDATTRPDYNPSGDDNVILQGIQGADTSLGWVGYAFAANAEGVKLLQVDDGESGCIDATPETIASAEYPIARPLFIYVNNASASERPEVQAFVDFYMADGLDQAVAEVGYVALADDAKAATRAAWAG; encoded by the coding sequence GTGAAGTTTTCTTCGAAACGCTTCCTCGCTGGTGCGATGGCAGCGTCCCTCGTCCTCGCCGCATGTGGTGGCGACGACGATGACAGCCCGGCGGCGGAGCCGTCCGGCGAGGAGACGTCGGAGCCGGACACCGGCGACGACATGACCGACGAGCCCGCTGGTGACTTGTCGGGTGAGATCGTGATTTCTGGTTCGTCGACGGTGGAGCCGATTTCGGTTCGGACGCAGGAGTTGTTCAATGAGGTGTATCCGGATGTGAACATCTCGGTTGATGGTCCTGGTACCGGTGACGGGTTCGCGCTGTTCTGTGATGGTGCGACCGACATCTCGGATGCGTCTCGTGCGATCAAGGACGAAGAGGCTGCGACGTGTGCGGAGAATGGCATCGAGTTCACCGAGTTGCAGGTCGGTATCGACGGCATCGGTGTGATGACGCACACCGGGAGCCCGGTGGAGTGTGTGACGTTCGCTGATCTGTATGCGCTGATCGGTCCGGAATCGACCGGGTTCACGAGCTGGTCGGATGGCAATGCCATTTCGGCTGAGCTCGGTGGTGCCGGCGATCTGCCGGATGCGCCGCTGGACATCTTCGGTCCTGGTGAGGAGTCGGGGACGTTCGACAGCTTCGTGGAGATCGTGTTGGAGGACTTCGCCGATGAGCGTGGTCAGGATGCGACGACCCGTCCGGATTACAACCCGTCGGGTGACGACAACGTGATCCTGCAGGGCATCCAGGGTGCCGATACCAGCCTCGGTTGGGTCGGGTATGCCTTTGCTGCCAACGCCGAGGGCGTGAAGTTGTTGCAGGTCGATGATGGTGAGTCGGGTTGTATCGATGCGACGCCGGAGACGATTGCGTCGGCTGAGTACCCGATCGCTCGTCCGTTGTTCATCTACGTCAACAACGCGAATGCCGCTGCCAACCCGGCGCTGCAGGCCTACGTCGACTTCTACATGGCCGACGGTCTCGACCAGGCCGTCGCCGAAGTCGGATACGTCGCACTCGCCGACGACGCCAAGGCCGCCACCCGCGCCGCCTGGGCCGGCGAGGCACCGGCCGACGATGCTCCGGCCGACGACACGACCGATGACATGAGCGAGGACATGACCGAGGACGCAGCACCCGCCGACTTGTCGGGTGAGATCGTGATTTCTGGTTCGTCGACGGTGGAGCCGATTTCGGTTCGGACGCAGGAGTTGTTCAATGAGGTGTATCCGGATGTGAACATCTCGGTTGATGGTCCTGGTACCGGTGACGGGTTCGCGCTGTTCTGTGATGGTGCGACCGACATCTCGGATGCGTCTCGTGCGATCAAGGACGAAGAGGCTGCGACGTGTGCGGAGAATGGCATCGAGTTCACCGAGTTGCAGGTCGGTATCGACGGCATCGGTGTGATGACGCACACCGGGAGCCCGGTGGAGTGTGTGACGTTCGCTGATCTGTATGCGCTGATCGGTCCGGAATCGACCGGGTTCACGAGCTGGTCAGATGGCAATGCCATTTCGGCTGAGCTCGGTGGTGCCGGCGATCTGCCGGATGCGCCGCTGGACATCTTCGGTCCTGGTGAGGAGTCGGGGACGTTCGACAGCTTCGTGGAGATCGTGTTGGAGGACTTCGCCGATGAGCGTGGTCAGGATGCGACGACCCGTCCGGATTACAACCCGTCGGGTGACGACAACGTGATCCTGCAGGGCATCCAGGGTGCCGATACCAGCCTCGGTTGGGTCGGGTATGCCTTTGCTGCCAACGCCGAGGGCGTGAAGTTGTTGCAGGTCGATGATGGTGAGTCGGGTTGTATCGATGCGACGCCGGAGACGATTGCGTCGGCTGAGTACCCGATCGCTCGTCCGTTGTTCATCTACGTCAACAACGCCAGTGCTTCGGAGCGTCCTGAGGTCCAGGCGTTCGTCGACTTCTACATGGCCGACGGTCTCGACCAGGCCGTCGCCGAAGTCGGATACGTCGCACTCGCCGACGACGCCAAGGCCGCCACCCGCGCCGCCTGGGCCGGCTGA
- the pstC gene encoding phosphate ABC transporter permease subunit PstC, with protein sequence MSDITQTASPVTLSALMGSAPRLRRERLIRFSLLGAALFSIVISTLIIYALFAEAWVFMRDIDWSTTWGQVGWFPRRGLYDMPTLLIASAWVTGIAMLVAGPIGLGSAIYLSEYARPRARRILKPCLEVLAGIPSVVLGFFALSWIAPTVVGRIGGEGGRGSIMAAGIAVGILTIPLVASISEDAMKAVPDALREASAGIGARKVTTTLRVVLPASVSGLVAAFIVAISRALGETMVVFMAGGAADAAIYTASPYDGSLTMTAAMASLASGTDAVVGEDLTFQSLFFVGLVLFIMTLVLNIIGNKFVARVREQY encoded by the coding sequence ATGTCCGACATCACCCAAACAGCGAGTCCCGTGACGCTGTCGGCCCTGATGGGGTCGGCGCCACGTCTGCGGCGTGAACGTCTGATCCGATTCAGCCTGCTCGGGGCGGCGCTCTTCTCGATCGTCATCTCCACCCTCATCATCTACGCATTGTTCGCCGAGGCGTGGGTGTTCATGCGTGACATCGACTGGTCGACCACCTGGGGCCAGGTTGGCTGGTTCCCGCGTCGTGGTCTGTACGACATGCCGACGCTCCTGATCGCGAGTGCCTGGGTCACCGGGATCGCGATGCTCGTCGCCGGACCGATCGGGCTCGGCTCCGCGATCTACCTCTCCGAGTACGCCAGGCCTCGCGCCCGCCGCATCCTGAAGCCCTGCCTCGAGGTGCTCGCCGGCATCCCGTCGGTGGTGCTCGGCTTCTTCGCTCTCTCCTGGATCGCCCCGACGGTCGTCGGTCGCATCGGTGGCGAAGGCGGCCGTGGCTCGATCATGGCAGCCGGCATCGCCGTCGGCATCCTGACCATCCCACTCGTTGCGTCGATCTCGGAAGACGCTATGAAAGCGGTGCCCGATGCGCTTCGCGAAGCGTCTGCGGGCATCGGCGCTCGCAAGGTGACCACCACCCTCCGGGTCGTGTTGCCCGCCTCGGTCTCCGGCCTGGTCGCGGCGTTCATCGTCGCCATCTCCCGTGCGCTCGGCGAGACGATGGTCGTGTTCATGGCCGGCGGTGCTGCGGACGCTGCGATCTACACGGCATCTCCGTATGACGGCAGCCTGACGATGACGGCAGCGATGGCATCGCTGGCCAGCGGAACCGACGCCGTCGTCGGGGAAGACCTCACGTTCCAGAGCCTGTTCTTCGTCGGACTGGTGCTCTTCATCATGACGTTGGTGCTCAACATCATCGGCAACAAGTTCGTCGCCCGCGTCCGCGAGCAGTACTGA